The following are encoded together in the Ovis aries strain OAR_USU_Benz2616 breed Rambouillet chromosome 15, ARS-UI_Ramb_v3.0, whole genome shotgun sequence genome:
- the LOC101109907 gene encoding macrophage-expressed gene 1 protein, which produces MNSFRGALLIWAVATWAKTDTSWGATEEAGFQNCKNALKVPVLPVLPGGGWDNLRNVDMGRVMELAYRHCRTTEDGQYIIPDEIFTIPQRQSNLEMNSKILESWVNYQSSTSNSINMELSLFSKVNGKFSLEFQRIKTLQVKDQAVTTQVQVRNLVYTVKINPDAELSWGFKKALMDISEQLENNQTRMATYLAELLVLNYGTHVISSVDAGAALIQEDHIRSSFLQDSQSSRTAVTTSAGITFLNIVNFKFEENYTSQNAFTRSYLSNRTNSRVQSIGGLPFYPGITLQAWQQGVTGHLVAMDRAGLPLHFFINPERLPDLPGPLVRKLSKTVEAAVRRYYAVNTYPGCTDLSSPNFNFQANTDDGSCEGKMTNFSFGGVYQECTQFLGNEVVQLCQNLEQKNPLTGSMSCPPGYSPVQLLAQTHEEGYNHLECSRKCTLYIFCKTVCEDVFRVARAEFRAFWCAASGQVSENSGLLFGGLFSGKSINPLTNAQSCPAGYFQLRLFENLKVCASQDYELGYRFSVPFGGFFSCVVGNPLVDSAASKDMGAPSLKKCPGGFSQHLALISDGCQVSYCVKAGLFTGGSLPAVRLPPYTRPPLMSQAATNTVLVTNPETASSWIKDPQTHQWRLGEPLELRRAMRVIHGDSEGLSGGAAAGLTLGVTVALAGVISLAIYGARKSRKRGYQALQDEKQSLAAGAAVNGDALDQERAQSPA; this is translated from the coding sequence ATGAACAGCTTCAGGGGTGCCCTTCTAATCTGGGCGGTGGCAACATGGGCTAAAACGGACACATCTTGGGGGGCGACCGAGGAGGCTGGGTTTCAAAATTGCAAGAATGCTTTAAAAGTGCCCGTTCTGCCTGTCTTGCCCGGAGGCGGCTGGGATAACCTGCGGAATGTGGACATGGGACGGGTGATGGAGTTGGCTTACAGACACTGCAGGACCACGGAAGACGGGCAGTACATCATCCCGGACGAGATCTTCACCATTCCCCAGAGGCAGAGCAACCTGGAGATGAACTCCAAAATCCTGGAGTCCTGGGTGAACTACCAGAGCAGCACCTCCAACTCCATCAACATGGAGCTCTCTCTTTTTTCCAAAGTCAACGGCAAGTTCTCCCTTGAGTTCCAGAGGATAAAGACCCTTCAGGTGAAGGACCAAGCTGTAACTACCCAGGTTCAGGTAAGAAACctggtctacacagtcaaaatCAACCCAGATGCAGAGCTAAGCTGGGGGTTTAAGAAGGCGCTCATGGACATCTCGGAGCAACTGGAGAACAACCAGACCCGGATGGCCACCTACTTGGCAGAACTCCTGGTCCTCAACTACGGCACCCATGTCATCAGCAGCGTGGACGCAGGGGCTGCGCTCATTCAGGAGGACCACATCAGGTCGTCCTTCCTGCAGGACAGCCAGAGCAGCCGCACCGCTGTGACCACGTCCGCTGGGATCACCTTCCTGAACATCGTGAACTTCAAATTCGAGGAGAACTACACCTCGCAGAATGCCTTCACCAGGAGCTACCTCTCCAACCGaaccaactccagagttcagaGCATCGGGGGACTTCCATTTTACCCGGGCATCACCCTCCAGGCCTGGCAGCAGGGCGTCACCGGCCACCTGGTGGCCATGGACCGAGCTGGCCTGCCTCTGCATTTCTTCATCAACCCCGAACGACTGCCTGACCTGCCGGGGCCCTTGGTGAGAAAGCTGTCCAAGACGGTGGAGGCGGCCGTGCGCAGGTATTATGCGGTCAACACCTACCCTGGCTGCACGGATCTCAGCTCGCCCAACTTCAACTTCCAAGCCAACACTGACGATGGTTCTTGCGAGGGGAAGATGACCAATTTCTCCTTCGGGGGAGTTTACCAGGAATGCACCCAGTTCTTGGGGAATGAGGTTGTCCAGCTCTGCCAGAACCTGGAGCAGAAGAATCCGCTGACCGGCAGCATGTCCTGCCCCCCTGGTTACTCCCCAGTCCAGCTGCTCGCCCAGACCCACGAGGAGGGGTACAACCACCTGGAGTGCTCACGCAAGTGTACCCTCTACATCTTCTGCAAGACCGTCTGTGAAGACGTGTTTCGAGTAGCCAGGGCTGAATTCAGGGCTTTTTGGTGTGCAGCCAGTGGCCAAGTATCTGAAAACTCGGGGCTCCTTTTTGGCGGGCTCTTCAGTGGTAAGAGCATAAATCCTCTGACCAATGCCCAGTCATGCCCAGCCGGCTATTTTCAACTGAGACTTTTTGAAAACCTTAAGGTATGTGCCTCTCAGGACTATGAGTTGGGATATAGATTTTCTGTCCCCTTTGGTGGGTTCTTTAGCTGTGTGGTGGGGAACCCCTTGGTGGATTCTGCTGCATCCAAAGATATGGGGGCACCTTCTCTAAAAAAGTGTCCAGGGGGCTTCAGCCAACACCTAGCCCTCATCAGCGACGGGTGCCAAGTGTCTTACTGTGTCAAAGCTGGGCTTTTTACGGGAGGGTCTCTGCCTGCTGTCAGACTCCCTCCTTACACCCGACCACCTCTCATGAGTCAGGCGGCCACCAACACTGTCCTGGTGACTAACCCTGAGACGGCCAGCTCCTGGATTAAAGACCCCCAGACCCACCAGTGGAGGCTGGGGGAGCCCCTGGAACTTCGCAGGGCCATGAGAGTTATCCACGGAGACAGCGAGGGTCTGTCTGGAGGAGCAGCCGCGGGGCTCACCCTGGGGGTGACCGTCGCCCTGGCAGGGGTCATCTCCCTGGCCATCTATGGCGCCCGGAAGTCCAGGAAAAGGGGATACCAGGCCCTCCAGGATGAGAAGCAGAGTTTGGCTGCAGGCGCTGCCGTGAATGGAGATGCCCTTGACCAAGAGCGGGCACAGAGCCCTGCTTAG